From the genome of Muricauda sp. SCSIO 64092, one region includes:
- the groL gene encoding chaperonin GroEL (60 kDa chaperone family; promotes refolding of misfolded polypeptides especially under stressful conditions; forms two stacked rings of heptamers to form a barrel-shaped 14mer; ends can be capped by GroES; misfolded proteins enter the barrel where they are refolded when GroES binds) has product MAKDITFDIDARDGLKKGVDALANAVKVTLGPKGRNVIITKSFGAPQVTKDGVTVAKEIELENALENMGAQMVKEVASKTNDLAGDGTTTATVLAQAIVKEGLKNVAAGANPMDLKRGIDKAVDAIVADLAKQSKKVGDSSEKIKQIAAISANNDEAIGDLISQAFEKVGKEGVITVEEAKGTDTYVDVVEGMQFDRGYLSPYFVTDSEKMIADLENPYILLFDKKISAMKDLLPVLEPVAQSGKPLLIIAEDVDGEALATLVVNKLRGSLKIAAVKAPGFGDRRKAMLEDIAILTNATVISEERGFSLENATVDMLGTTERVTIDKDNTTIVNGSGSAKNIKTRVNQIKSQIETTTSDYDKEKLQERLAKLAGGVAVLYVGAASEVEMKEKKDRVDDALHATRAAVEEGIVAGGGVALLRAKSVLKKVETENADEATGLQIVTRALESPLRTIVENAGGEGSVVVAKILEGKGDFGYDAKSDKYVEMMKAGIIDPKKVARVALENAASVSGMILTTECALTDIKEDTPPMPPMGGGGMPGMM; this is encoded by the coding sequence ATGGCAAAAGACATAACTTTTGATATCGATGCAAGGGATGGCCTAAAAAAAGGGGTTGATGCATTGGCCAACGCGGTTAAAGTAACGTTGGGTCCCAAAGGAAGAAACGTAATCATAACAAAATCCTTTGGCGCACCCCAAGTGACCAAGGATGGGGTGACCGTGGCCAAGGAAATCGAACTTGAAAATGCCCTTGAAAATATGGGTGCACAAATGGTGAAGGAAGTCGCTTCCAAAACCAACGATCTAGCCGGTGATGGTACAACAACCGCAACCGTTTTGGCCCAGGCTATTGTAAAAGAAGGATTGAAAAACGTTGCCGCAGGTGCCAATCCAATGGATCTTAAAAGGGGTATCGATAAAGCAGTGGATGCCATTGTTGCAGATTTGGCAAAGCAGTCCAAAAAAGTCGGTGATTCTTCTGAGAAAATCAAGCAAATTGCCGCTATTTCCGCCAACAATGACGAGGCTATCGGAGATTTGATTTCCCAAGCCTTTGAGAAAGTTGGAAAAGAAGGTGTCATTACCGTTGAAGAGGCCAAGGGAACGGACACCTATGTAGATGTGGTGGAAGGAATGCAATTTGACAGAGGATACCTTTCCCCATATTTTGTTACCGATTCCGAAAAGATGATTGCAGATTTGGAAAACCCTTATATCCTGTTATTTGACAAGAAGATATCTGCAATGAAGGACCTGCTTCCCGTTTTGGAGCCTGTTGCCCAATCCGGAAAACCCCTTTTGATCATTGCAGAGGATGTGGACGGTGAAGCATTGGCGACTTTGGTCGTGAACAAGCTCCGTGGTTCCCTAAAAATTGCTGCGGTCAAAGCACCCGGTTTTGGGGATCGAAGAAAAGCCATGTTGGAAGATATCGCCATTTTGACCAATGCAACGGTTATTTCCGAAGAAAGAGGTTTCTCTTTGGAGAATGCCACAGTGGATATGTTGGGTACTACGGAACGTGTCACCATTGACAAGGACAATACTACCATTGTAAACGGTTCCGGTTCCGCAAAGAATATCAAGACCCGGGTAAATCAGATCAAGTCCCAGATAGAGACCACCACTTCTGATTACGATAAGGAAAAGCTACAGGAGCGTCTGGCCAAATTGGCAGGTGGTGTGGCCGTTCTTTATGTTGGTGCTGCTTCCGAAGTTGAAATGAAGGAGAAAAAGGACCGTGTGGATGATGCATTACATGCAACCAGGGCAGCCGTGGAAGAAGGTATTGTTGCCGGTGGCGGTGTAGCCTTGCTTCGCGCAAAATCAGTATTGAAAAAAGTGGAAACCGAGAATGCCGATGAGGCTACCGGTCTTCAAATTGTTACTCGTGCCCTTGAGTCCCCATTGCGTACCATTGTTGAAAACGCTGGTGGAGAAGGTTCTGTGGTCGTTGCTAAAATCCTGGAAGGAAAAGGAGATTTTGGATACGACGCCAAGTCCGATAAATATGTTGAAATGATGAAAGCGGGAATTATCGATCCCAAAAAAGTAGCACGTGTTGCTTTGGAAAATGCTGCTTCCGTTTCAGGTATGATTTTAACCACGGAATGTGCGTTGACCGATATCAAGGAAGATACGCCCCCAATGCCTCCAATGGGCGGCGGTGGAATGCCAGGAATGATGTAA
- a CDS encoding heavy-metal-associated domain-containing protein: MKRTYSVDGMTCQGCVSSVKEKLLHVDGIEAVEVDLDKGEAEITMQRPLGLSDLRAALPDKYSLGEMGIREAYEQNSVVEKSKFQQLKPLLLIFGYLFAAAFLLHYEDWNTGEAMLDFMGLFYIVFSFFKFLDLKGFPESFRMYDPLARAIPIYGWIYPFLELLLGLMLLMRFEVQIALMATILILGITTYGVTKTLLDKKAICCACLGTALQLPMTEATFIENAIMLLMAIGMLAQMV; encoded by the coding sequence ATGAAACGGACCTATTCCGTGGATGGAATGACCTGTCAGGGATGCGTCTCTTCGGTTAAGGAAAAGCTGTTGCACGTGGATGGAATTGAAGCGGTTGAGGTTGACCTTGACAAAGGGGAAGCGGAAATTACCATGCAACGCCCTTTGGGACTGTCGGACCTAAGGGCGGCACTTCCCGATAAATACAGTCTGGGGGAAATGGGTATTCGTGAAGCATATGAACAAAATTCAGTTGTTGAGAAGTCCAAATTTCAACAACTGAAACCGTTGCTCCTAATTTTCGGTTACCTCTTTGCTGCGGCCTTTCTTTTACATTACGAGGATTGGAATACGGGGGAGGCCATGCTCGATTTTATGGGCCTGTTCTATATCGTTTTCAGTTTCTTTAAATTTTTGGACCTAAAGGGGTTTCCCGAAAGTTTTCGAATGTACGATCCCTTGGCCAGGGCCATTCCGATTTATGGCTGGATCTATCCTTTTTTGGAACTGCTATTGGGATTGATGCTCCTCATGCGGTTTGAGGTCCAAATTGCCCTTATGGCCACCATTTTAATTTTGGGCATAACCACCTATGGTGTGACCAAAACCCTTTTGGATAAAAAAGCAATTTGTTGCGCTTGTTTGGGTACGGCGCTACAATTGCCAATGACCGAAGCCACCTTTATTGAAAATGCCATTATGTTACTTATGGCCATTGGGATGCTTGCCCAAATGGTATAA
- a CDS encoding heavy-metal-associated domain-containing protein, protein MKNNVIVALFLLIGTIGFAQEKNKKMTFEVDGKCEMCKMRIEKAALGVPGVKFADWDIPSHQLSLIVDERKTNPMEIKTALVAVGHDTKELKATQEAYDNIHACCKYREDDTDDSKKH, encoded by the coding sequence ATGAAAAACAATGTAATCGTTGCACTTTTTCTTCTGATCGGCACCATTGGTTTCGCACAGGAGAAGAACAAGAAAATGACCTTTGAGGTAGATGGCAAATGTGAAATGTGCAAAATGCGGATTGAAAAAGCAGCTTTGGGGGTACCTGGGGTGAAATTTGCGGACTGGGATATTCCCTCCCATCAACTATCACTGATTGTTGATGAGCGGAAAACCAATCCCATGGAAATTAAAACGGCTTTGGTCGCTGTAGGACACGATACCAAGGAATTGAAGGCAACCCAGGAAGCATATGACAACATCCATGCCTGTTGCAAGTATCGTGAGGATGATACGGACGATAGCAAAAAACATTAG
- a CDS encoding TonB-dependent receptor domain-containing protein has translation MKKHFGLLIITLTSVFCAIAQEKVEGMVMEANDAGKHIGLQGANVYWLNSPIGTITDEKGLFSIPFSNSYNKLVISYVGFQADTLTINGPKMVHHWLKPSNQLDEVVVQQEREAVQKIYFTSQNVVTINSAELLKAACCNLSESFETNPAIDVNFNDALTGTKQIQMLGLTSPYLLITQENIPMVRGASQTYGLTFTPGTWIESIQITKGAGSVVNGFESISGQINTELVKPLTDTPIFVNGYANLNGRLELNTHFNYKLSDKWSTGLYLHGNQRTVEVDMNDDDFLDVPLANQINIQNRWQYQNPEKGWVSFVNLRFLNDEKQVGQTNFNPDTDRFTTNAWGSEIDTQRFDSSLKLGYVFPNLPFQSFGFQAAYSNHQQDSYYGFNVYDIDHESIYSNLIFNSIIGNTQHKFKTGLTFAYDGYNELVNDANFVRSDRSAGAFFEYSYDNLEKVSLTAGLRFDTHNRLGNFFTPRFHIRYTPWELGSLRGSFGIGRRAANIFAENQQLFGSSRTIQLLGNGGDIYGFDGERAINFGVSFLQGFTLFDRPGNFSIDFYRTDFENQVVVDWENPRAVVFSNLEGESYANSLQIELNHEIVPNLDLRTAYKFYDVKTQYQTGLLQRPLVARNRFFANLGYETKTKENGSQWRLDYTLHAVGEQRLPNTSANPVPLQLGDFVDGYSLMNAQVTKVFSNKFEVYVGGENLTAVTQPNPILDAGNPFGPNFDTTIVYAPILGRMVYLGFRFKS, from the coding sequence ATGAAAAAACATTTTGGTTTACTGATCATCACACTAACAAGTGTTTTTTGCGCCATTGCCCAGGAAAAAGTTGAAGGCATGGTAATGGAAGCTAATGATGCTGGTAAACATATAGGCCTTCAAGGTGCCAATGTCTATTGGCTCAACTCCCCCATTGGGACCATAACAGATGAAAAAGGGCTTTTTTCAATTCCCTTCAGTAATTCATATAACAAGCTTGTGATAAGTTATGTTGGATTTCAAGCGGATACCCTTACAATCAATGGGCCAAAAATGGTGCACCATTGGTTGAAACCGTCAAATCAACTGGACGAAGTGGTAGTCCAACAAGAACGGGAAGCTGTTCAAAAAATCTATTTTACCTCTCAAAATGTGGTAACCATAAACAGTGCCGAGTTGCTAAAAGCTGCTTGTTGCAATCTTTCTGAAAGTTTTGAGACCAATCCTGCCATTGATGTAAATTTTAATGATGCCCTTACCGGGACCAAGCAAATCCAGATGTTGGGCCTGACAAGTCCGTATCTATTGATCACCCAGGAGAACATTCCCATGGTCCGCGGGGCTTCCCAAACCTACGGGCTTACGTTTACCCCAGGCACTTGGATAGAGAGCATTCAAATTACCAAAGGCGCGGGAAGTGTGGTCAATGGGTTTGAGAGTATTTCCGGCCAAATCAATACGGAGTTGGTCAAACCCCTTACAGATACCCCCATCTTTGTAAATGGCTATGCCAACCTTAATGGGAGGTTGGAGTTAAATACCCATTTTAATTACAAACTATCCGATAAATGGAGCACGGGGCTTTACCTACACGGCAACCAACGTACGGTGGAGGTGGATATGAACGATGATGATTTTTTGGACGTCCCGTTGGCCAATCAGATCAACATTCAAAATCGGTGGCAATACCAAAATCCCGAAAAGGGTTGGGTCAGTTTTGTTAACCTTCGTTTTTTAAATGACGAAAAACAAGTGGGGCAGACCAATTTTAACCCAGATACGGATAGGTTCACCACCAATGCATGGGGGAGTGAAATTGATACCCAACGTTTTGACTCCTCTTTAAAATTGGGATATGTATTTCCCAATCTGCCTTTTCAGAGTTTTGGCTTTCAGGCGGCGTACAGCAACCATCAACAGGATTCCTACTATGGGTTCAATGTGTACGATATTGATCATGAAAGCATCTATTCCAATCTCATTTTTAACTCCATCATTGGAAACACGCAACATAAGTTCAAAACGGGATTGACCTTTGCTTATGATGGTTACAACGAATTGGTAAATGATGCCAATTTTGTACGGTCCGATCGCTCTGCAGGGGCATTTTTTGAATACAGTTATGATAATTTGGAGAAGGTGAGCCTTACCGCGGGTTTGCGTTTTGATACGCACAACCGATTGGGAAATTTTTTCACTCCGCGTTTTCATATCCGGTATACTCCATGGGAACTGGGAAGTCTGCGGGGTTCCTTTGGTATAGGAAGAAGGGCGGCCAATATATTTGCTGAAAACCAGCAGTTGTTCGGATCTTCAAGGACCATTCAACTTTTGGGCAATGGGGGCGATATTTATGGTTTTGATGGAGAACGGGCCATTAATTTTGGAGTCAGTTTTTTACAGGGATTCACTTTATTTGACCGACCTGGAAATTTTTCAATCGATTTTTATCGAACGGATTTTGAAAATCAGGTCGTAGTGGATTGGGAAAATCCAAGGGCCGTGGTTTTCTCCAATTTGGAAGGGGAGAGTTACGCCAATAGCCTTCAAATAGAATTGAACCATGAAATAGTACCCAATTTGGATTTGAGGACGGCCTATAAATTTTATGATGTAAAGACCCAATACCAAACGGGACTTTTACAACGGCCATTGGTGGCCCGCAACCGGTTTTTTGCCAATTTGGGCTATGAGACCAAAACTAAGGAAAATGGAAGTCAATGGCGATTGGATTACACCCTTCACGCCGTTGGGGAGCAGCGTCTTCCCAATACATCGGCGAATCCCGTACCCTTGCAATTGGGGGATTTTGTTGATGGGTATAGTTTAATGAATGCCCAGGTCACCAAAGTGTTTTCCAATAAATTTGAAGTGTATGTTGGTGGGGAAAACCTAACGGCGGTAACCCAACCCAATCCTATTTTGGACGCAGGCAACCCTTTTGGGCCAAATTTTGATACCACTATTGTATATGCGCCCATTTTAGGAAGAATGGTGTATCTGGGGTTTCGATTTAAATCATAA
- a CDS encoding HYC_CC_PP family protein, which produces MKNLVRKIVAPFLAMLVLLSTISWSVEKHLCMGRVMDVAFFHDADSCGMEEAMAFMGETMGDMDCCDDESFTMEGQDNLKFSWDELDLDSQVFLTAFAQSYLELFLVPSKDVVKNTDYPPPLPTQDLYILHEVFLI; this is translated from the coding sequence GTGAAAAATTTGGTTCGCAAAATAGTTGCTCCTTTTCTGGCCATGTTGGTGCTTCTCTCCACTATCTCGTGGTCGGTTGAAAAACACCTTTGCATGGGCCGTGTTATGGATGTTGCATTTTTTCATGATGCGGACAGCTGTGGGATGGAAGAAGCCATGGCCTTTATGGGTGAAACCATGGGCGATATGGACTGTTGTGATGATGAATCCTTTACCATGGAAGGCCAGGATAACCTAAAGTTTTCCTGGGACGAACTTGACCTGGATTCACAAGTTTTTCTTACGGCTTTCGCCCAATCGTACCTGGAACTATTCTTGGTTCCTTCCAAGGATGTTGTCAAGAATACCGATTACCCACCCCCTTTACCGACACAGGATTTATATATCCTGCACGAGGTCTTTTTAATTTGA
- a CDS encoding GAF domain-containing protein, giving the protein MFDSLKEKVEETIAKSELTSTEKMQRICDDLKAAIDHYDWVGFYFKNGDKRELKLGPYAGQPTDHTIIPFGKGICGQVAESNQNFVVPDVHAQDNYIACSLTVKSEIVVPLFKNGENIGQIDIDSNTPDPFSESDERFLEFVNEKVAEIL; this is encoded by the coding sequence ATGTTTGATTCGTTAAAGGAAAAAGTTGAGGAAACCATAGCCAAATCGGAGCTCACGTCCACTGAGAAAATGCAACGGATTTGTGATGACCTGAAAGCAGCAATTGATCACTACGATTGGGTTGGGTTCTATTTCAAAAATGGCGACAAACGTGAATTGAAATTGGGTCCGTATGCAGGGCAACCTACCGACCACACCATTATTCCATTTGGAAAAGGTATCTGTGGACAGGTTGCAGAAAGCAATCAAAATTTTGTGGTGCCCGACGTTCATGCCCAGGACAATTATATTGCTTGTAGTCTCACGGTAAAGTCGGAAATCGTAGTTCCCCTTTTCAAAAATGGTGAGAATATCGGCCAAATTGATATTGATTCAAACACTCCTGACCCCTTTTCCGAGTCTGACGAACGCTTTCTGGAATTCGTGAATGAAAAAGTGGCCGAAATTCTTTAA
- the purH gene encoding bifunctional phosphoribosylaminoimidazolecarboxamide formyltransferase/IMP cyclohydrolase: MNTTKKASSALVSVFHKDGLEPIVKKLDELGVTLYSTGGTEKFIADLGIAVVPVEEVTSYPSILGGRVKTLHPKVFGGILNRQDHDGDIAQLEEFGIPQIDIVIVDLYPFEKTVASGASEQDIIEKIDIGGISLIRAAAKNYKDVLCLSSMEDYGKFLEVIAEGNGETSLEQRKWFATKAFNISSHYDSAIFNYFNADHDQAALKISETKGKVLRYGENPHQKGFFFGDFEAMFDKLHGKELSYNNLLDVDAAVNLMQEFKNDEPTFAILKHNNACGLATRPTLKQAYVDALAGDPVSAFGGILISNTEIDVPTAEEIHKLFCEVVIAPSFSKDALDILKGKKNRIILVQKPVELPQMLVRTCLNGALLQEKDNKTDAVTDLDYVTDSKPTEKELDDLIFASKLCKHTKSNTIVLAKNKQLCASGTGQTSRVDALNQAIHKANHFKFDLKGAVMASDAFFPFPDCVEIADKAGIKSVIQPGGSIKDQLSIDYCNANAISMVMTGTRHFKH, from the coding sequence ATGAATACCACCAAAAAAGCTTCTTCGGCACTTGTTTCCGTCTTTCATAAAGACGGTTTGGAACCTATTGTAAAAAAGTTGGACGAACTGGGGGTCACCTTATATTCTACGGGAGGTACCGAAAAGTTTATCGCCGACCTTGGCATTGCCGTTGTCCCGGTCGAAGAGGTTACCAGCTATCCCTCCATATTGGGTGGGCGGGTGAAGACACTCCACCCAAAAGTATTTGGGGGCATTTTAAATAGACAGGACCATGATGGGGATATTGCCCAATTGGAGGAGTTTGGTATTCCGCAAATCGATATTGTCATAGTGGACCTTTATCCTTTTGAAAAAACAGTGGCCAGTGGGGCATCGGAACAGGATATTATCGAAAAAATTGACATAGGCGGCATCTCATTGATCCGGGCCGCGGCAAAGAATTATAAGGACGTGCTATGCCTTTCCTCCATGGAGGACTATGGAAAATTCCTTGAGGTGATTGCGGAAGGTAATGGGGAAACCTCCTTGGAACAACGAAAATGGTTTGCCACCAAGGCTTTTAATATTTCCTCACATTACGATTCCGCCATCTTCAACTATTTCAATGCCGATCATGACCAGGCAGCGCTAAAAATAAGTGAGACGAAAGGCAAGGTGCTGCGCTATGGGGAAAATCCACATCAAAAGGGGTTCTTTTTTGGTGATTTTGAAGCCATGTTCGACAAACTGCATGGCAAGGAACTCTCATACAACAATCTTTTGGATGTGGATGCTGCCGTTAACCTCATGCAAGAATTTAAAAACGACGAGCCTACCTTTGCCATTTTAAAGCACAATAACGCTTGTGGACTGGCAACGCGCCCAACCCTAAAGCAAGCTTACGTTGATGCCCTTGCCGGTGATCCGGTATCCGCTTTTGGGGGCATCCTGATTTCAAATACCGAAATTGATGTGCCCACAGCCGAGGAAATCCATAAATTGTTCTGTGAGGTCGTCATTGCCCCTTCCTTTTCCAAGGACGCTTTGGACATCCTTAAAGGAAAGAAAAACCGGATCATTCTTGTTCAAAAACCGGTTGAACTTCCGCAAATGCTGGTACGCACTTGTTTAAACGGGGCACTACTGCAGGAAAAGGACAACAAAACGGATGCGGTAACGGATTTGGATTATGTCACCGATAGCAAACCAACGGAGAAGGAACTGGATGATCTTATTTTTGCCTCAAAGCTGTGCAAGCATACCAAGAGCAACACTATTGTCCTGGCCAAGAACAAGCAACTTTGCGCAAGTGGCACCGGACAGACCTCACGGGTGGATGCCCTGAACCAAGCCATCCATAAGGCCAACCATTTCAAATTCGATTTGAAGGGAGCCGTAATGGCAAGTGATGCCTTCTTTCCCTTTCCCGATTGTGTGGAGATTGCGGATAAGGCAGGAATAAAAAGTGTCATTCAACCTGGAGGTTCCATAAAAGACCAATTGAGCATCGATTATTGCAATGCAAACGCAATATCCATGGTAATGACCGGCACTAGGCATTTTAAGCATTAA
- a CDS encoding rod shape-determining protein, which produces MGFFDFMTEEIAIDLGTANTLIIHLDKVVVDSPSIVARDRISGKIIAVGREASMMQGKTHENIKTIRPLKDGVIADFDASEKMINMFIKNIPALKKKWFPPALRMVICIPSGITEVEMRAVRESAERVNGKEVYLIHEPMAAAIGIGLDIMQPKGNMIVDIGGGTTEIAVIALGGIVCDKSVKIAGDVFTNDIIYYMRTQHNLYVGETTAEAIKIEIGSATEDLQTPPDDKQIQGRDLLTGKPKQVQVSYREIAKALDKSILRVEDAVMETLSQTPPELAADIYNTGIYLAGGGSMLRGLDKRLSQKTDLPVYIAEDPLRAVVRGTGIALKNLERYKNILIK; this is translated from the coding sequence ATGGGATTCTTTGATTTCATGACCGAGGAAATTGCCATTGACCTCGGAACTGCAAACACCCTGATTATTCATTTGGATAAAGTGGTCGTGGACAGCCCTTCCATAGTGGCACGGGACCGTATTTCCGGAAAAATTATTGCTGTTGGTCGTGAGGCCAGTATGATGCAGGGGAAGACCCATGAAAACATCAAAACCATTCGCCCCTTAAAAGATGGGGTAATTGCGGATTTTGATGCTTCGGAAAAGATGATAAATATGTTCATCAAGAACATTCCCGCATTAAAGAAAAAATGGTTTCCCCCTGCCCTACGGATGGTCATCTGCATTCCTTCCGGGATTACGGAAGTGGAGATGAGGGCCGTTAGGGAATCCGCAGAACGGGTCAATGGCAAGGAAGTCTATCTTATTCATGAACCCATGGCAGCCGCAATAGGTATTGGTTTGGACATTATGCAACCGAAGGGGAACATGATTGTTGATATTGGTGGTGGTACTACGGAAATTGCGGTTATCGCCCTAGGTGGAATTGTATGTGATAAATCGGTAAAAATTGCAGGTGACGTCTTTACCAATGATATCATTTACTATATGCGGACCCAGCATAACCTTTATGTAGGGGAAACCACTGCCGAGGCCATAAAAATTGAAATCGGTTCTGCCACGGAAGACTTACAGACACCGCCGGACGATAAGCAAATTCAGGGTAGGGACCTCTTGACCGGTAAGCCAAAACAGGTGCAAGTATCCTATCGGGAAATTGCGAAGGCACTTGACAAAAGCATACTTCGTGTGGAGGACGCTGTAATGGAAACCTTATCGCAAACTCCTCCGGAACTGGCCGCCGACATCTACAATACCGGTATCTATTTGGCCGGTGGTGGTTCCATGCTTAGAGGTTTGGACAAAAGATTGTCGCAAAAAACGGATTTACCGGTGTACATAGCGGAAGACCCCTTGCGTGCAGTTGTTCGCGGTACCGGAATCGCTTTAAAAAACCTGGAACGGTACAAGAATATTTTAATAAAATAG
- the mreC gene encoding rod shape-determining protein MreC, with translation MQRIFNFILNNKNAFLYVVLLFFCLVVTIRSHSYHQSRFFNSSKWLTGTILSAQTAITDYFHLREENQRLVKENEQLRLQLFNDGNLKTQDEVPSGAFEVINARIIKNTYASPRNYITLNKGETDGIEQDMGVITPLGVLGIVENTSAGYATVQSVLNTKSNINAKIRNTNYFGSLIWDGMDYDVVQLVDIPRSASVTVGDTITTGAMSSIFPENIPIGVIKKYDLNQNQSSYTIQVDLFNDMANIKNVYIIRNKDRQEILELQNSTNAN, from the coding sequence ATGCAACGGATTTTTAATTTTATCCTTAATAACAAGAATGCATTTCTATATGTTGTTTTGCTCTTTTTTTGCCTGGTTGTAACCATACGTTCCCATTCGTACCACCAATCCCGGTTCTTCAATTCTTCAAAGTGGCTTACCGGAACTATTCTATCCGCCCAAACAGCAATTACGGATTATTTTCATTTGAGGGAGGAGAATCAAAGATTGGTCAAGGAAAATGAACAACTGCGGTTACAATTATTTAATGATGGCAACCTAAAAACACAAGACGAAGTCCCTAGCGGTGCCTTTGAGGTAATCAATGCCAGAATCATCAAAAACACCTATGCTTCCCCTAGGAACTATATTACCTTAAATAAGGGGGAAACAGATGGTATTGAACAGGATATGGGTGTTATTACCCCACTCGGGGTATTGGGTATTGTAGAGAATACCTCGGCGGGGTACGCCACTGTGCAAAGTGTTCTAAACACCAAGTCCAACATTAATGCAAAAATCAGGAATACCAACTACTTTGGGTCATTGATCTGGGATGGTATGGATTATGATGTTGTACAACTGGTGGATATCCCCAGATCGGCTTCCGTTACTGTTGGGGATACGATTACAACAGGGGCAATGTCCAGTATCTTCCCGGAAAACATTCCAATTGGTGTGATCAAAAAATATGATTTGAATCAAAATCAGAGTTCCTATACCATTCAGGTGGACCTTTTCAACGATATGGCCAATATTAAAAACGTCTATATCATAAGGAACAAGGACCGCCAAGAAATTCTGGAACTGCAAAACAGTACCAATGCTAACTAG
- a CDS encoding rod shape-determining protein MreD produces the protein MLTSPIALNTIRFVLLVLAQVLIFNRLNFLGSINPMVYVLFFYWYPIRINRPLFLFLGFLLGFSIDIFLDTMALHAMAALTVAFSRPVLMRFCFGANFEFQGFTFKSTTKVQRVTFLALLILVQHIVFFTFEMLSFSHILLILKKIVFTGVLTLVLCVLLSSLFATETD, from the coding sequence ATGCTAACTAGCCCCATTGCCCTAAATACCATCAGGTTTGTTTTGCTGGTCCTGGCACAGGTGTTGATTTTTAATAGACTTAATTTTTTGGGTTCCATTAACCCTATGGTCTATGTGCTTTTCTTCTATTGGTACCCCATTCGTATCAATAGGCCTTTATTTCTTTTTCTGGGTTTTCTTTTAGGTTTTAGTATTGATATTTTTTTGGACACCATGGCCTTACATGCCATGGCCGCTTTAACCGTAGCCTTTAGCAGACCTGTTTTAATGCGTTTTTGTTTTGGTGCCAATTTTGAATTCCAGGGATTTACCTTCAAAAGTACCACCAAAGTGCAACGGGTTACCTTTTTAGCACTCTTGATATTGGTACAGCACATCGTTTTCTTCACTTTTGAGATGCTTTCTTTTTCCCATATCCTATTAATTTTGAAAAAAATAGTATTTACGGGTGTTTTAACGTTAGTACTCTGTGTATTGTTAAGTTCCCTATTTGCTACGGAAACTGATTAA